The proteins below are encoded in one region of Chaetodon trifascialis isolate fChaTrf1 chromosome 11, fChaTrf1.hap1, whole genome shotgun sequence:
- the LOC139339387 gene encoding uncharacterized G-patch domain protein DDB_G0278987-like, with protein MIRAFLILYPIIPDTEATVAPSAFLHFKKKQLKLREGKRKQHTLTEKIKKERDSLCQQVGQNDGGTIDTSSLANSSPGASFFSSSSSPSNSSSSMGSTSSSSSSSSSSSTDSSDSDKKSKKRRKKKKKHHHQSHKKKDKRKKKEKKKRQHGKQRARYPEEVIKRYRKVLKT; from the exons ATGATTAGAGCTTTTTTAATTCTCTATCCTATCATTCCAGATACTGAGGCAACTGTAGCTCCAtcagcatttttacattttaagaaGAAGCAGCTTAAGCTCCGTGAGGGCAAGAGGAAGCAGCATACACTCACagaaaaaatcaaaaaagagagagactcCCTCTGCCAACAAGTTGGTCAAA ATGATGGTGGGACAATTGACACATCTTCCTTGGCCAACTCGTCTCCTGGTGcatctttcttctcttcatcctccagtcCATCCAACTCCTCTTCATCAatggg CTCcacttcatcctcttcatccagctcctcatcctcatcaacTGATTCTTCCGATTCAGACAAGAAATCGAAGAAAAGAcgcaagaagaaaaagaagcaccACCACCAGAGTCACAAGAAAaaggacaagaggaagaaaaaagagaagaaaaaaaggcaacatgGCAAGCAGAGAG CACGTTATCCTGAGGAGGTCATCAAGAGATACAGAAAAGTCCTTAAGACGTAG